The following are from one region of the Streptomyces decoyicus genome:
- a CDS encoding AfsR/SARP family transcriptional regulator: MRFRILGATEVLDARGQPVSLGGARVRALVVALALRGGRPVAVETLIDEVWAVDAPPQDAPGALQALVGRLRRALGKQAVESLPGAYRLVTGPYEVDLHQFERLVAMGTRQLQEGDPAAAAGTLRTGLALWRGPALLDLPDGAGAAHGPEALRLAALHRRIDADLALGRTEELLPELRQLTADHPLDEPFRAQLMRALYGAGRGADALAAYEETRRLLADRLGADPGPELRALHAQLLAQKVEPEPAASPPASDAGPRSGNLRSRLNSFVGREAELSSLHYELRSHRTRLVTLTGAGGSGKTRLAEQLAGSLAGEHPDGVWVAELAPLDAPEAVPGAVLSALGRRDTTVFSPAMEARTAAEHTDPAARIVDHCASRRLLLVLDNCEHVVGAAAELADRLLRHCPGLTVVATSREPLGVPGEVVRPLEPLPPAPAHQLFAERAAAVRTDFRAVDDPAAVDEICRRLDGLPLAIELAAARLRLLSPRQIADRLDDRFRLLTSGSRTALPRQQTLRAVVDWSWDLLDEPERALLRRLSVFAGGCTLAAAEAVCGERAEEVLDRLGALVDKSLLIVDHRGAEPRYRMLETIHAYARERAADRPEEHERTLARHTGHFLDFLTDAEPRIRSAEQLPWLARIEAELDNVRAVLHRAVTGREADTAQRVVLAMGWFWWLRNYREEGASWAERTAALRPGPEQLADTDPAFWAQADLQLLLLFLLQDQSRDRHGETQKQRALIDRLLTSYRRPHPRSARFPGLLWPFTAFFLGGYDQILPLADGAVTTTRALGGSWELGVSLMFRTHLAIGLPGGLESAEADEPELVALARRVGDRWMLAQVAAATAEMRQIRGRYDEARTAYEEALALTCELGAYTEGPFILSRLAELHFADGDVDSAEQALVRADEQAAEWGVQDPLAFNHSLHARIALRRGKPEVARAECEAARTAAALGTPPPHFALVLDALAGRIAAEAGELTDALSQCHQALRSGLAHYCTQPVLAAVVESAAVALQRAGRPQDAARLLGAAGAWRGELPRIVPEEEDVQHTADTLRAELNAASDDDLSGGIRDGLHKGIRVGLHEDTGVGLHEGMEGGGLHEGIRDDTRGATGAGTRADRGGDLRGGVYEALYAEGARLTPAEAVALLAPRPEDGDQEPSHDASDGEPSRDASAPAPSRDATGQEPSRDASAPAPSRDAVTPASSRPLNDS; this comes from the coding sequence GTGAGATTTCGGATTCTGGGTGCGACGGAGGTCCTGGACGCGCGGGGGCAGCCGGTGTCGCTGGGCGGGGCGCGGGTGCGGGCGCTGGTGGTCGCGCTGGCCCTGCGTGGTGGGCGGCCGGTTGCCGTGGAGACGCTGATCGACGAGGTGTGGGCGGTGGATGCGCCGCCGCAGGACGCACCGGGTGCGTTGCAGGCGCTGGTGGGGCGGCTGCGCCGGGCCCTGGGCAAGCAGGCGGTGGAGTCGCTGCCGGGGGCATATCGGCTGGTCACGGGGCCGTACGAGGTCGATCTGCATCAGTTCGAGCGGCTGGTCGCCATGGGGACGCGACAGTTGCAGGAGGGGGATCCGGCCGCGGCGGCCGGGACGTTGCGCACCGGGCTCGCGCTGTGGCGCGGACCGGCACTGCTGGATCTGCCCGACGGGGCGGGGGCGGCCCATGGCCCGGAGGCGTTGCGGCTGGCGGCGCTGCACCGGCGGATCGATGCGGATCTGGCGCTCGGCCGTACCGAGGAGCTGCTGCCCGAGCTGCGGCAGCTGACCGCGGACCATCCCCTGGACGAGCCGTTCCGGGCCCAGCTCATGCGGGCCCTGTACGGCGCGGGACGGGGCGCCGATGCGCTGGCCGCGTACGAGGAGACCCGCCGGCTGCTCGCGGACCGGCTCGGGGCGGACCCGGGCCCCGAACTACGGGCGCTGCACGCCCAGTTGCTCGCACAGAAGGTGGAGCCGGAGCCGGCGGCGTCCCCTCCGGCCTCGGATGCGGGCCCCCGCTCCGGCAATCTCCGCTCCCGCCTCAACTCCTTCGTCGGCCGCGAGGCCGAACTCTCCTCACTCCACTACGAGTTGAGGTCACATCGAACGCGCCTCGTCACGCTCACCGGAGCGGGCGGATCCGGCAAGACCCGGCTCGCCGAGCAGCTGGCCGGCTCGCTGGCCGGGGAACACCCCGACGGGGTCTGGGTCGCCGAGCTCGCGCCGCTGGACGCTCCGGAGGCCGTGCCCGGGGCCGTCCTCTCCGCGCTCGGCCGGCGGGACACGACCGTCTTCTCCCCGGCCATGGAGGCCCGTACGGCCGCCGAGCACACCGACCCGGCGGCCCGGATCGTCGACCACTGCGCCTCGCGCAGACTCCTGCTCGTCCTCGACAACTGCGAGCATGTGGTGGGCGCCGCCGCCGAGTTGGCCGACCGGCTGCTGCGGCACTGCCCGGGACTGACCGTGGTGGCCACGAGCCGGGAACCGCTCGGCGTACCCGGCGAGGTCGTCCGGCCACTGGAACCGCTGCCGCCGGCCCCCGCGCACCAGCTGTTCGCCGAGCGGGCGGCGGCGGTGCGGACGGATTTCCGGGCCGTGGACGACCCCGCGGCAGTGGACGAGATCTGCCGCCGGCTGGACGGTCTGCCGCTCGCCATCGAGCTGGCCGCGGCGCGGCTGCGGCTGCTCTCCCCGCGCCAGATCGCCGACCGGCTCGACGACCGCTTCCGGCTCCTGACCAGCGGCAGCCGGACCGCACTGCCCCGCCAGCAGACGCTGCGCGCGGTCGTCGACTGGTCCTGGGACCTGCTCGACGAGCCCGAGCGCGCGTTGCTGCGCCGGCTGTCGGTGTTCGCCGGCGGCTGCACCCTCGCGGCCGCCGAGGCGGTGTGCGGCGAACGGGCCGAGGAGGTGCTCGACCGGCTCGGAGCGCTGGTGGACAAGTCGCTGCTGATCGTCGACCACCGGGGCGCCGAGCCCCGCTACCGGATGCTGGAGACCATCCACGCCTACGCCAGGGAGCGGGCCGCCGACCGCCCCGAGGAGCATGAGCGCACCCTCGCCCGGCACACGGGTCACTTCCTGGACTTCCTGACGGACGCCGAACCGCGTATCCGCTCCGCCGAGCAGCTGCCGTGGCTGGCGCGTATCGAGGCCGAGCTGGACAACGTACGAGCGGTGCTGCACCGCGCGGTCACCGGCCGGGAAGCGGACACCGCACAGCGGGTGGTCCTGGCCATGGGCTGGTTCTGGTGGTTGCGCAACTACCGTGAGGAGGGCGCCTCCTGGGCGGAGCGGACCGCGGCCCTCCGTCCCGGTCCGGAGCAACTCGCCGACACGGACCCGGCGTTCTGGGCGCAGGCGGACCTACAGTTGCTGCTCCTCTTCCTGCTCCAGGACCAGAGCCGCGACCGCCATGGCGAGACCCAGAAGCAGCGCGCCCTGATCGACCGGCTGCTGACGTCCTACCGCCGCCCGCATCCGCGCAGCGCCCGCTTCCCCGGACTGCTGTGGCCGTTCACCGCGTTCTTCCTCGGCGGCTACGACCAGATACTGCCGCTCGCGGACGGTGCCGTGACCACCACCCGTGCTCTGGGCGGCAGTTGGGAGCTGGGCGTCTCGCTGATGTTCCGTACACATCTTGCGATCGGCCTTCCCGGCGGCCTGGAATCGGCAGAGGCCGACGAGCCGGAGCTGGTCGCACTGGCCCGGCGGGTCGGCGACCGCTGGATGCTCGCCCAGGTCGCCGCCGCAACAGCGGAGATGCGGCAGATCCGTGGCCGCTACGACGAGGCGCGTACCGCCTACGAGGAGGCGCTCGCGCTGACCTGCGAGCTGGGCGCGTACACAGAGGGGCCGTTCATCCTGTCCCGGCTGGCCGAACTCCACTTCGCCGACGGTGATGTGGACAGCGCCGAGCAGGCGCTGGTGCGGGCGGACGAGCAGGCCGCCGAGTGGGGCGTGCAGGACCCGCTGGCCTTCAACCACTCGCTGCACGCCCGCATTGCGCTCCGCCGCGGGAAGCCCGAGGTGGCGCGCGCGGAGTGCGAGGCGGCGCGTACGGCCGCCGCGCTGGGGACCCCACCGCCCCATTTCGCGCTCGTGCTGGACGCGTTGGCGGGCCGGATCGCGGCGGAAGCAGGTGAGCTGACGGACGCGCTGAGCCAGTGCCATCAGGCGCTGAGATCGGGGCTGGCGCACTACTGCACCCAGCCGGTGCTGGCGGCCGTCGTGGAATCCGCGGCCGTGGCACTCCAGCGCGCCGGCCGCCCGCAGGACGCGGCCCGGCTGCTGGGTGCCGCCGGCGCCTGGCGCGGCGAACTTCCACGGATCGTCCCCGAAGAGGAGGACGTACAGCACACGGCGGACACGCTCCGCGCCGAGCTGAACGCCGCATCCGACGACGACCTGAGCGGCGGCATACGGGACGGCCTGCACAAGGGCATACGGGTTGGCCTGCACGAGGACACAGGGGTTGGCCTGCACGAGGGCATGGAGGGCGGTGGCCTGCACGAAGGCATACGGGACGACACCCGCGGCGCCACGGGCGCCGGCACTCGCGCCGACAGGGGCGGCGACCTACGCGGCGGCGTCTACGAGGCGCTGTACGCCGAGGGCGCGCGCCTCACCCCCGCCGAGGCCGTCGCGCTCCTGGCGCCGCGCCCCGAGGACGGCGACCAGGAGCCGTCCCATGACGCTTCCGACGGGGAGCCATCCCGTGACGCCTCCGCCCCGGCGCCGTCCCGCGACGCCACCGGTCAGGAGCCATCCCGTGACGCCTCCGCCCCGGCGCCGTCCCGCGACGCCGTCACCCCGGCTTCGTCCCGCCCCCTCAACGACAGCTGA
- a CDS encoding asparagine synthase-related protein: MRWLVGWSSAATGPSLTGPTAGEESRAVLPVGAQLLWNEPDPLWAVGDWRPDEVRVVQADPETRLAVFGVCGATDDQLRVGLFAARGGALRHLTAWPGSYTAVVQVGRRITVTGDLAGARPVFHTPWAGGTAYATAALPLADLVEASLDVGHLAALLACPDIPEALGAGTPYEGVRRIPPGHALVLRGGAGEITSFEPTASLAVAAPQLAPEQAVDGVRDALVEAVRARLAGPRHAPDPDGLDGLDPGPVPGMGPAERRAARGAPAPGIGADLSGGSASGTLALLAAGLPGQPGRLNGHGERLLAVTFNDRATNGGQAYRDAELERARTIADNPRLHHVVVAAGEEALPYADLGIGPLTDEPGPSLTTASRHRRRLLAGSADHFVGHGARQVLDAHPARLADLLMDRRRRHLLRPVTALAKADGPSAQSVLVPFTVYRAARRLARTPYSAGIADTARRLLERQFADEPVAGGAVDASLAALAWCGPGPAARWLTGEALAEVSVRLSDAATRSPAVGRPGERRARAALARQAADHRVFEQAAEVRNQRLHAPFLDNQVVLACRALPDTLRVQPGARAAVLRSVLAGAGVRDLPPGWGATSHVTHAAAVRAGLRGAVGDLVQLFDTPLLADAGLVEARVVRKALRSAAEGAALPLDGLAELVSTELWLRRLVARRGTCWTGAGAPRQKAVAGGVVPRARLV; encoded by the coding sequence ATGCGCTGGTTGGTGGGGTGGAGCAGTGCCGCCACGGGGCCGTCCCTCACAGGGCCGACGGCCGGCGAGGAAAGCCGCGCGGTGCTCCCCGTAGGCGCCCAACTCCTGTGGAACGAGCCGGATCCCCTCTGGGCGGTCGGCGACTGGCGGCCGGACGAGGTCCGCGTCGTACAGGCCGACCCCGAGACCCGGCTCGCGGTCTTCGGGGTCTGCGGAGCCACCGACGACCAACTGCGGGTGGGGCTGTTCGCGGCCCGCGGGGGCGCGCTGCGCCATCTCACCGCCTGGCCCGGCAGCTACACCGCCGTCGTCCAGGTTGGGCGGCGGATCACCGTCACCGGCGACCTGGCCGGTGCCCGTCCTGTCTTCCACACCCCCTGGGCCGGTGGCACCGCCTACGCCACCGCCGCCCTCCCGCTCGCCGACCTCGTCGAGGCCAGCCTCGACGTCGGCCACCTGGCCGCGCTGCTGGCCTGCCCGGACATCCCCGAGGCGCTCGGTGCCGGCACGCCGTACGAAGGGGTCCGCCGGATCCCGCCCGGACACGCCCTGGTGCTGCGCGGCGGCGCCGGCGAGATCACCTCCTTCGAGCCGACCGCCTCGCTCGCTGTCGCCGCGCCCCAACTCGCCCCCGAACAAGCCGTGGACGGCGTCCGCGACGCCCTGGTCGAAGCGGTCCGCGCCCGGCTCGCCGGGCCCCGGCACGCCCCCGACCCGGACGGGCTCGACGGCCTCGACCCCGGCCCGGTGCCCGGCATGGGGCCCGCCGAGCGGCGCGCGGCGCGCGGGGCGCCGGCCCCCGGCATCGGCGCCGACCTCTCCGGCGGCAGCGCCTCCGGGACCCTCGCCCTGCTGGCCGCCGGCCTTCCCGGCCAGCCCGGGAGGCTCAACGGTCACGGCGAACGCCTCCTGGCCGTCACCTTCAACGACCGCGCCACCAACGGCGGACAGGCTTACCGCGACGCCGAGTTGGAGCGCGCCCGCACCATCGCCGACAATCCGCGGCTGCACCATGTCGTCGTCGCGGCGGGCGAAGAGGCCCTCCCGTACGCGGACCTCGGCATCGGCCCGCTCACGGACGAGCCGGGCCCCTCCCTCACCACCGCGAGCCGTCACCGCCGACGGCTGCTGGCCGGCAGCGCGGACCACTTCGTCGGACACGGCGCCCGCCAGGTCCTCGACGCCCACCCCGCCCGACTCGCCGACCTCCTCATGGACCGCCGCCGACGCCATCTCTTGCGCCCGGTCACCGCGCTGGCCAAGGCGGACGGCCCCTCCGCGCAGTCCGTCCTCGTCCCCTTCACGGTCTACCGCGCCGCCCGCAGGCTCGCCCGTACGCCGTACTCGGCCGGCATCGCCGATACGGCGCGCCGCCTCCTGGAGCGGCAGTTCGCCGACGAGCCGGTGGCCGGCGGGGCCGTGGACGCCTCGCTGGCCGCGCTCGCGTGGTGCGGGCCGGGGCCCGCCGCGCGCTGGCTCACGGGGGAGGCGCTGGCTGAAGTATCGGTTCGGCTCAGCGATGCGGCGACCCGCTCGCCCGCCGTCGGCCGCCCCGGGGAGCGGCGCGCCCGAGCCGCACTGGCCCGTCAGGCCGCCGACCACCGCGTCTTCGAGCAGGCCGCCGAGGTCCGCAACCAGCGGCTGCACGCCCCGTTCCTCGACAACCAGGTGGTGCTCGCCTGCCGCGCCCTGCCGGACACCCTGCGGGTGCAGCCGGGGGCGCGGGCGGCGGTGCTGCGCTCCGTACTGGCCGGGGCCGGGGTACGGGATCTGCCGCCCGGCTGGGGCGCCACCTCGCACGTCACCCATGCGGCGGCCGTACGTGCCGGGCTGCGCGGCGCCGTCGGTGACCTGGTGCAGCTCTTCGACACGCCGCTGCTGGCCGATGCGGGGCTGGTGGAGGCCCGGGTGGTCCGCAAGGCGCTGCGGTCGGCGGCGGAGGGGGCGGCGCTGCCGTTGGACGGGCTGGCCGAGCTGGTCTCCACGGAGCTGTGGCTGCGGCGGCTGGTGGCGCGGCGGGGGACGTGTTGGACGGGGGCCGGGGCGCCACGCCAAAAGGCGGTCGCGGGGGGAGTGGTTCCGCGGGCGCGGCTGGTTTGA
- the lhgO gene encoding L-2-hydroxyglutarate oxidase — MAAYDCDVLVIGAGIVGLSTAYAITRAAPGTRVVVLEKEPGPARHQTGRNSGVIHSGIYYPPGSLKARFALQGSAEMVKFCTEHDIPHEVTGKLIVATDRSELPRLHGLIQRGREHGLPVRELGPAQIAEYEPEVRGLAAIHVGTTGICDFGAVARRFARLAEDAGAQIVYGTEVTTIGRRPGRVAVRTADGTVHRARALVNCAGLHCDRIARLAGDAPGMRIVPFRGEYFTLAPERASLVRGLVYPVPDPAFPFLGVHLTRGIDGAVHIGPNAVPALAREGYDWRTLRPAELAGTLAYPGAWRIARRHWRYGAGELHRSLSRRAFADAVRRLLPAAREEDLRPSPAGVRAQAVLPDGTLVDDFLFAESPGMIHVLNAPSPAATASLPIGRKVARRVLGVLGR; from the coding sequence GTGGCGGCGTACGACTGCGATGTGCTGGTGATCGGTGCCGGCATCGTCGGACTCTCTACGGCCTACGCGATCACGCGCGCCGCACCCGGCACGCGCGTCGTGGTCCTGGAGAAGGAGCCCGGCCCGGCCCGCCATCAGACCGGACGCAACAGCGGCGTGATCCACAGCGGCATCTACTACCCACCCGGCTCGCTCAAGGCCCGCTTCGCCCTCCAGGGCTCGGCGGAGATGGTGAAATTCTGCACCGAACACGACATCCCGCATGAGGTCACCGGCAAGCTGATCGTCGCCACGGACCGCAGCGAGCTGCCGCGGCTGCACGGCCTGATCCAGCGCGGCCGGGAACACGGCCTGCCGGTGCGCGAACTGGGCCCCGCCCAGATAGCCGAGTACGAACCCGAGGTGCGCGGCCTGGCCGCCATCCATGTCGGCACGACCGGCATCTGCGACTTCGGCGCGGTCGCCCGCCGCTTCGCCCGGCTCGCCGAGGACGCCGGCGCGCAGATCGTGTACGGCACCGAGGTGACGACCATCGGCCGCCGCCCCGGCCGGGTGGCGGTCCGTACGGCCGACGGCACGGTCCACCGCGCCCGCGCCCTCGTCAACTGCGCCGGTCTGCACTGCGACCGGATCGCCCGGCTGGCCGGCGACGCCCCGGGCATGAGGATCGTCCCGTTCCGCGGCGAGTACTTCACCCTCGCTCCGGAGCGCGCCTCGCTCGTCCGCGGCCTGGTCTATCCGGTCCCCGACCCGGCCTTCCCCTTCCTCGGCGTCCATCTGACCCGCGGCATCGACGGCGCCGTCCACATCGGCCCGAACGCCGTCCCCGCCCTGGCCCGCGAGGGCTACGACTGGCGCACCCTCCGCCCCGCCGAGCTGGCCGGCACCCTCGCCTACCCCGGCGCCTGGCGGATAGCCCGCCGCCACTGGCGCTACGGCGCCGGCGAACTCCACCGCTCACTGTCCCGGCGCGCCTTCGCCGACGCGGTCCGCCGCCTGCTCCCGGCCGCCCGCGAGGAGGACCTGCGCCCGTCCCCGGCCGGCGTCCGCGCCCAGGCCGTCCTCCCCGACGGCACCCTCGTCGATGACTTCCTCTTCGCCGAATCCCCCGGCATGATCCACGTCCTCAACGCCCCGTCCCCGGCGGCCACGGCCTCGCTCCCCATCGGACGCAAGGTGGCACGACGGGTACTGGGGGTGCTGGGGCGCTGA
- the trmB gene encoding tRNA (guanosine(46)-N7)-methyltransferase TrmB has translation MSENPATPETDARAANAQEADAPAAAPQAPAREAVPQEADAPEARSLGSTAVSAATPRRGEPMFPDGTGPAADPAGSHHERRIRSFQPRRSRVSPTQADALRRLWPTWGLDIDGLSRIDLDAFFDGLPVVLEIGFGMGEATAQMAAADQATGILGCDVHTPGQGNLLGLAERNGLSNIRVANGDAIILLREMLAPASLAGLRIYFPDPWPKKRHHKRRLVQPEFIALATTRLAPGALVHCATDWEPYAEQMLEVLSAEPTLENLYPDYAPRPDFRPLTKFEGQGLDKGHVVHDLLFRRRDA, from the coding sequence GTGTCCGAGAATCCCGCCACCCCCGAAACCGACGCCCGCGCAGCGAACGCCCAGGAAGCCGACGCTCCGGCCGCCGCACCCCAGGCCCCCGCCCGCGAAGCCGTCCCCCAGGAAGCCGACGCGCCAGAAGCCCGCAGCCTCGGCTCCACCGCCGTCTCGGCCGCCACCCCGCGCCGCGGTGAGCCCATGTTCCCCGACGGGACCGGCCCCGCCGCCGACCCCGCGGGTTCGCATCACGAGCGGCGCATCCGTTCCTTCCAGCCGCGCCGCAGCCGTGTCTCGCCCACCCAGGCCGATGCGCTGCGCCGCCTGTGGCCGACGTGGGGGCTGGACATCGACGGGCTCTCCCGTATCGACCTCGACGCGTTCTTCGACGGGCTGCCGGTCGTCCTGGAGATCGGCTTCGGCATGGGCGAGGCCACGGCACAGATGGCCGCCGCCGACCAGGCCACCGGCATCCTCGGCTGCGACGTCCACACCCCCGGACAGGGCAATCTGCTCGGTCTCGCGGAGCGGAACGGACTGTCCAACATCCGGGTGGCCAACGGCGACGCGATCATCCTGCTGCGCGAGATGCTGGCGCCCGCCTCCCTCGCCGGCCTGCGCATCTACTTCCCCGACCCCTGGCCGAAGAAGCGCCACCACAAGCGCCGCCTCGTCCAGCCGGAGTTCATCGCCCTGGCGACCACCCGGCTCGCGCCCGGCGCCCTCGTCCACTGCGCGACCGACTGGGAACCGTACGCCGAGCAGATGCTCGAGGTCCTCTCCGCCGAGCCGACGCTCGAAAACCTCTACCCCGATTACGCGCCGCGTCCGGACTTCCGCCCCCTCACCAAGTTCGAGGGCCAGGGCCTGGACAAGGGGCATGTCGTCCACGACCTCCTCTTCCGCCGCCGCGACGCGTAG
- a CDS encoding PrsW family intramembrane metalloprotease: MYPSQPPPHPPSAPTPPPYTPHAREHTGAHRRRTAPWHSRTLRAIALISMFALSGVIIVGIVRQETGTEGFLVGLGLAVFPVPLLIAAFCWLDRVAPEPWRNLAFAFAWGACAATLVALLANGFATDWLAANIASASPSEAEAWGATVIAPVVEEVVKAAAVLLLYRFRRGDFDGITDGIVIAGITATGFAFTENVLYLGNAFGEDQSMGHSGLDSLTAGTFFLRIIVSPFAHPLFTILTGLAFGIAATRYPRRRAARIALALLGLLTSVLLHAIWNGASSLGDLGFLTVYGLFMVPVLIALTWLAIWARNQELLSLRGYLAPYITAGWLTPTEPAALSSLKTRALARNIARHTQGPAAARAVTEYATIATTLSFHRRRACLLGPSPDFMTREQHLLQHLRHYQAWGRASLIHAWDAERRGQGAAHQAHGHDSTHS, translated from the coding sequence GTGTACCCGTCCCAGCCGCCCCCGCACCCGCCGTCCGCACCCACCCCTCCCCCGTACACACCCCACGCGCGCGAGCACACGGGCGCGCACCGCCGCCGGACGGCCCCCTGGCACAGCAGAACACTCCGCGCCATCGCACTGATCTCGATGTTCGCGCTCTCCGGCGTGATCATCGTCGGCATCGTCCGCCAGGAGACCGGCACCGAGGGCTTCCTGGTCGGCCTCGGCCTGGCCGTCTTCCCCGTACCGCTCCTCATCGCGGCGTTCTGCTGGCTCGACCGCGTCGCGCCCGAACCCTGGCGCAACCTCGCCTTCGCCTTCGCCTGGGGCGCCTGTGCCGCGACCCTGGTCGCGCTCCTCGCCAACGGCTTCGCGACCGACTGGCTGGCCGCCAACATCGCCTCCGCCTCACCCTCCGAGGCCGAGGCCTGGGGCGCCACGGTCATCGCCCCGGTCGTCGAGGAGGTGGTCAAGGCCGCCGCCGTACTCCTCCTCTACCGCTTCCGCCGAGGCGACTTCGACGGCATCACGGACGGCATCGTCATCGCCGGCATCACCGCCACCGGTTTCGCCTTCACCGAGAACGTCCTCTACCTGGGCAACGCCTTCGGCGAGGACCAGTCCATGGGCCACTCCGGCCTCGACTCACTCACCGCCGGCACCTTCTTCCTCCGCATCATCGTCTCCCCCTTCGCCCACCCGCTCTTCACGATCCTCACCGGCCTCGCCTTCGGCATCGCCGCCACCCGCTACCCCCGCCGCCGCGCCGCCCGGATCGCGCTCGCCCTCCTCGGCCTGCTCACCTCGGTCCTCCTGCACGCCATCTGGAACGGCGCCTCCTCCCTCGGCGACCTCGGCTTCCTCACCGTCTACGGCCTCTTCATGGTCCCCGTCCTCATCGCCCTCACCTGGCTGGCGATCTGGGCCCGCAACCAAGAACTGCTCTCCCTACGCGGCTACCTCGCCCCCTACATCACCGCCGGCTGGCTCACCCCCACCGAACCCGCCGCCCTCTCCTCCCTCAAAACACGCGCCCTGGCCCGCAACATCGCCCGCCACACCCAAGGCCCGGCCGCCGCCCGCGCGGTCACCGAATACGCCACCATCGCGACCACGCTGTCGTTCCATCGGCGGCGGGCTTGCCTCTTGGGACCCTCCCCGGACTTCATGACCAGGGAGCAGCACTTGTTGCAGCATTTGCGGCATTACCAGGCTTGGGGGCGGGCGTCGCTGATCCATGCGTGGGATGCGGAGCGGCGAGGGCAGGGCGCTGCTCATCAAGCGCACGGGCACGACAGCACACACAGTTAG
- a CDS encoding very short patch repair endonuclease encodes MPDDIEWSAPEGSWASSAARRRNMQAIRSRDTKPEQRIRRLVHAQGLRYRVSARPLPDLRRTADMVFRPARVAVFIDGCYWHGCPEHYVAPRTNSGYWSEKVTRNVTRDRDTDQQLINAGWLVLRFWEHEPAELCADKIAATVIQRRLSGGN; translated from the coding sequence GTGCCCGATGACATTGAGTGGAGTGCTCCAGAGGGGTCCTGGGCCTCGTCGGCTGCACGCCGTCGCAACATGCAGGCGATCCGCAGCCGCGACACTAAGCCCGAGCAACGGATCCGCCGCCTGGTCCATGCCCAGGGTCTGCGCTATCGCGTATCCGCCCGCCCGCTGCCGGACCTTCGGCGAACCGCCGACATGGTCTTCCGCCCGGCCAGAGTCGCGGTCTTCATTGACGGCTGTTACTGGCACGGCTGTCCGGAGCACTACGTCGCACCCCGGACAAATTCCGGTTACTGGTCAGAGAAAGTAACCAGAAACGTCACCCGTGACCGCGATACCGATCAGCAGCTCATCAACGCAGGCTGGCTCGTGCTCCGGTTCTGGGAGCACGAGCCAGCGGAACTATGCGCCGACAAGATCGCCGCTACAGTCATTCAACGGCGCCTCAGCGGGGGAAACTGA
- a CDS encoding DNA cytosine methyltransferase, with protein sequence MGASSRDESTSLTSIEICAGAGGQALGLHGAGFRHLALVEIDKYAHATLQENLSQIDEWGDCEALNQDLVSEFDARRAMAALGGREVGEEDLDLLAGGVPCPPFSVAGKQLGGDDERDLFPRMVQLIDEFKPRAVMIENVRGIMDAKFDEYCNSIIKSIEGMGYWFCGWHLLEARNYNVPQLRPRSIFVAIREEDRKKAGLGLDEFPWPVGVTERKENVFDALEKTMEYRRDRLIEEFPADVARIKDAYIKWRDKADQPRGVAPTLVGGSKKHGGADLGPSRAKAAWRALGVNALGVADDIDSVKRIDRDKHLEREFLRPDGPMLTVQQAALIQQFPETWKFQGGKTAQYRQVGNAFPPPVAKAVGQAIASVLQPDRREELLEGLQIEQLGAKRGKRAFQQPEIAEVLEVSVSPAEAPLNDCSGDLVGA encoded by the coding sequence ATGGGCGCGAGCAGCCGTGACGAGAGCACTTCGCTGACCTCGATCGAGATCTGCGCAGGAGCAGGGGGGCAGGCACTCGGCTTGCACGGGGCGGGATTCCGGCACCTTGCCCTAGTCGAGATCGACAAGTACGCGCATGCCACCCTTCAGGAGAATCTCTCCCAGATCGATGAGTGGGGTGACTGTGAAGCACTGAATCAGGATCTCGTCTCAGAGTTCGATGCCCGGCGAGCAATGGCTGCCCTTGGCGGCAGGGAGGTCGGTGAAGAAGATCTCGACCTCTTGGCTGGAGGGGTGCCGTGCCCCCCTTTCTCTGTGGCTGGGAAGCAACTCGGTGGCGACGATGAGCGGGATTTGTTCCCGCGCATGGTTCAGTTGATCGACGAATTTAAGCCTCGGGCTGTCATGATTGAAAATGTACGCGGCATCATGGATGCCAAGTTTGATGAATATTGCAATTCAATCATCAAGAGCATTGAGGGAATGGGATACTGGTTCTGCGGGTGGCATCTCCTTGAAGCTCGCAACTATAATGTTCCCCAGCTGCGGCCGCGTTCGATCTTCGTCGCTATTCGCGAAGAGGACCGTAAGAAGGCAGGTCTGGGGCTTGATGAATTCCCTTGGCCGGTCGGCGTAACGGAACGCAAAGAGAACGTTTTCGATGCGCTCGAGAAGACCATGGAGTACCGTCGTGACCGGCTGATCGAAGAATTTCCGGCCGACGTCGCCCGCATCAAGGATGCCTACATTAAATGGCGTGATAAGGCTGATCAGCCCAGGGGGGTAGCGCCCACGCTCGTCGGTGGGTCCAAGAAGCATGGAGGCGCTGACCTTGGGCCGAGCAGGGCTAAGGCCGCCTGGCGTGCTCTCGGCGTCAATGCCCTTGGGGTTGCCGACGACATCGACAGTGTGAAGCGGATCGACCGGGACAAGCATCTTGAGCGTGAATTCCTGCGCCCCGATGGACCGATGCTGACCGTACAGCAGGCTGCGCTCATTCAGCAGTTCCCGGAGACCTGGAAGTTCCAAGGCGGTAAAACAGCGCAGTACCGGCAGGTGGGGAATGCCTTCCCTCCGCCGGTGGCTAAGGCGGTTGGGCAGGCGATTGCTTCCGTGCTGCAGCCTGACCGTCGCGAAGAGCTGCTGGAGGGCCTACAGATTGAGCAGCTCGGTGCGAAGAGGGGGAAGCGCGCCTTCCAGCAGCCGGAGATTGCTGAGGTGCTGGAAGTTTCAGTTTCCCCCGCTGAGGCGCCGTTGAATGACTGTAGCGGCGATCTTGTCGGCGCATAG